Proteins encoded together in one Impatiens glandulifera chromosome 1, dImpGla2.1, whole genome shotgun sequence window:
- the LOC124931606 gene encoding stemmadenine O-acetyltransferase-like, which translates to MALKINILSNEFVRPSSPTNDVFKKYQISSLDQNIPPLSIPIILYYSHDESSPTTQHDMSSRLRESLSDTLTLFYPLAGRLNKGENSVDCNDMGVRYIEAKVDSLIMDVIGCDETIVIDQLIPPMNKIPSEVDEEELFVIQVNYFNCGGIAIGAYIPHKIADGCSYFSFITSWATISRGDNIVVKPSFISSSLFPPKKNCVYHIPQLDFGKECLVTRRIVFHGSQIKTMQAKAKIDHPDMDEPTRVEVVSAFIWKHASGDKPGKQYVASHMVNLRTRMVPPVPENTFGNLIGMVYTIPKYEDSDLAILARNVREGIKTINDEAIQSFRGEEGYALMMKLVENMSELLKSKEVELFRFSSWCRFRVYEADFGMGKPIWASIASMNIKNFALFIDSKSKDGIEAWVTMTEEDMTRFQLAFAEANSSE; encoded by the coding sequence ATGGCGTTGAAGATCAATATCTTGTCAAATGAATTTGTGAGGCCATCCTCTCCTACAAATGACGTCTTCAAAAAATATCAAATCTCCTCGTTGGATCAAAACATTCCCCCTTTATCCATCCCCATAATTCTCTATTATTCCCATGACGAATCAAGTCCTACCACCCAACATGACATGTCTTCTCGCCTGAGAGAATCTCTCTCCGATACCTTGACCTTGTTCTACCCTTTGGCTGGGCGACTTAACAAAGGTGAAAACTCGGTAGATTGCAACGACATGGGGGTTCGATATATCGAGGCGAAAGTGGATTCCTTGATCATGGACGTGATCGGGTGCGATGAAACAATAGTTATTGATCAACTTATTCCTCCAATGAACAAGATCCCATCAGAAGTTGATGAGGAAGAGTTGTTCGTAATCCAAGTTAACTACTTTAATTGCGGAGGCATAGCCATCGGGGCTTACATCCCACATAAGATTGCCGATGGGTGCTCATACTTCTCATTCATTACGTCGTGGGCTACCATATCTCGCGGAGATAACATTGTGGTGAAGCCGAGCTTCATCTCATCATCACTCTTCCCGCCCAAGAAGAATTGTGTGTACCATATTCCTCAATTAGATTTCGGGAAAGAGTGTCTTGTCACAAGGAGGATTGTTTTTCATGGTagtcaaataaaaacaatgcaaGCAAAGGCAAAAATCGATCATCCGGATATGGATGAGCCCACGCGAGTGGAAGTGGTCTCAGCTTTCATATGGAAGCATGCTTCGGGGGATAAGCCTGGGAAACAATATGTTGCATCTCACATGGTGAACCTAAGGACTCGAATGGTTCCTCCAGTACCAGAGAACACGTTTGGGAATCTCATTGGGATGGTATATACAATTCCTAAATATGAAGACTCAGACTTAGCAATCCTCGCTAGGAATGTGAGGGAGGGAATCAAGACAATCAACGACGAGGCCATACAATCGTTTCGTGGGGAGGAGGGGTACGCGCTGATGATGAAACTTGTGGAGAATATGAGTGAACTATTGAAAAGCAAGGAAGTTGAATTATTCAGATTCAGCAGTTGGtgtaggtttagggtttatgaagCCGATTTCGGTATGGGGAAGCCTATTTGGGCGAGCATAGCCAGTATGAACATTAAGAACTTTGCTTTATTCATCGATTCTAAAAGCAAAGATGGAATAGAGGCGTGGGTTACCATGACCGAGGAAGACATGACTCGTTTTCAATTGGCTTTTGCAGAGGCTAATTCAAGTGAGTGA